A section of the Lepus europaeus isolate LE1 chromosome 19, mLepTim1.pri, whole genome shotgun sequence genome encodes:
- the ESRP2 gene encoding epithelial splicing regulatory protein 2 isoform X1, whose amino-acid sequence MTPPPPPPPPPPPGPDPAVDPAADPGSEPGSLVVLFGATAGALGPDLGSDETDLILLVWQVVEPRSRQVGTLHKSLVRAEAAALSPQCREASGLSADSLARAESLDKVLQQFSQLVSGDVALLGGGPYVLCTDGQQLLRQVLHPEASRKNLVLPDTFFSFYDLRREFHMQHPSTCPARDLTVATMAQDLGLETDATEDDFGVWEVKTMVAVILHLLEGPSGQLFSKPEVIKQKYETGPCSKADVVDSETVVRARGLPWQSSDQDVARFFKGLNIARGGVALCLNAQGRRNGEALIRFVDSEQRDLALQRHKHHMGVRYIEVYKATGEEFVKIAGGTSLEVARFLSREDQVILRLRGLPFSAGPTDVLSFLGPECPVTGGADGLLFVRHPDGRPTGDAFALFACEELAQAALRRHKGMLGKRYIELFRSTAAEVQQVLNRYASSSLLPTLTAPLLPLPFPLAPGTGRDCVRLRGLPYTATIEDILSFLGEAAADIRPHGVHMVLNQQGRPSGDAFIQMTSAERALAAAQRSHKKVMKERYVEVVPCSTEEMSRVLMGGTLSRSGMSPPPCKLPCLSPPTYATFQATPTLIPTDTAALYSSSALLPAARVPAAPTPVAYYPGPATQLYMNYTAYYPSPPVSPTTVGYLATPPAALASAPTSVLSQPGTLVRMQGVPYTAGMKDLLSVFQTYQLAPDDYTSLMPVGDPPRTVLQTPKEWVCL is encoded by the exons CGGTGCACTGGGACCGGACCTGGGCTCCGACGAGACGGACTTAATCCTTCTGGTCTGGCAAGTGGTGGAGCCGCGGAGCCGCCAG GTGGGGACGCTGCACAAGTCGCTGGTTCGCGCCGAGGCGGCCGCCCTGAGCCCGCAGTGTCGCGAGGCGAGCGGCCTGAGCGCCGACAGCCTGGCGCGGGCCGAGTCGCTGGACAAGGTGCTGCAGCAG TTCTCACAGCTGGTGAGTGGGGATGTGGCTCTGCTGGGCGGGGGCCCCTACGTACTCTGCACTGATGGGCAGCAGTTGTTGCGACAGGTCCTGCACCCGGAGGCCTCCAGAAAG AACCTTGTGCTCCCCGACACCTTCTTCTCCTTCTACGACCTCCGCAGAGAGTTCCATAtgcagcacccaagcacctgCCCTGCCAGGGACCTCACGGTGGCCACCATGGCACAGG ACTTGGGACTTGAGACCGATGCCACAGAGGATGACTTTGGGGTCTGGGAAGTGAAGACAATGGTGGCTGTCATCCTCCACCTGCTTGAAGGGCCCAGTG GTCAATTGTTCTCGAAGCCCGAGGTGATAAAGCAGAAATATGAGACCGGGCCTTG CAGCAAGGCTGATGTAGTGGACAGTGAGACTGTGGTCCGGGCCCGTGGACTGCCCTGGCAGTCATCAGACCAGGATGTGGCTCGCTTCTTCAAAGGGCTCAACATTGCCAG GGGTGGTGTAGCACTCTGCCTCAACGCCCAGGGCCGCAGAAATGGCGAGGCCCTCATCCGCTTTGTGGACAGCGAGCAGCGGGACCTGGCGCTGCAGAGACACAAGCACCACATGGGAGTCCGCTATATTGAG GTATATAAAGCAACAGGGGAGGAGTTTGTGAAGATCGCAGGGG gcACATCACTAGAGGTGGCTCGCTTCCTGTCACGGGAAGACCAGGTGATCCTGCGGCTGCGAGGACTCCCCTTCTCAGCTGGGCCAACGGATGTGCTAAGCTTCCTAGGGCCGGAGTGCCCAGTGACTGGGGGTGCTGATGGGCTGCTCTTTGTGCGCCACCCTGACGGCCGGCCAACTGGTGATGCCTTTGCACTCTTTGCTTGTGAAGAGCTGGCACAGGCTGCACTGCGCAGGCACAAGGGCATGCTGGGTAAGCGTTACATTGAACTCTTCCGGAGCACTGCAGCTGAGGTACAGCAG GTCCTGAACCGCTATGCATCCAGCTCACTCCTTCCCACACTGACTGCtccactgctgcccctccccttcccattGGCACCTGGGACGGGGAGGGACTGTGTACGCCTTCGGGGCCTGCCCTACACAGCCACCATCGAAGATATCCTGAGCTTTttgggggaggcagcagctgatatcCGGCCTCATGGTGTGCACATGGTGCTCAaccagcag GGCCGGCCGTCAGGCGATGCCTTCATCCAGATGACGTCAGCAGAGCGGGCCCTAGCTGCTGCTCAGCGTAGCCACAAGAAGGTGATGAAGGAACGCTATGTGGAGGTGGTCCCCTGCTCTACAGAGGAGATGAGCCGTGTGCTGATGGGGGGCACCCTGAGCCGCAGTGGCATGTCCCCTCCACCCTGCAAGCTGCCCT GCCTCTCGCCGCCCACCTATGCTACCTTCCAGGCAACCCCAACTCTCATTCCCACCGACACAGCTGCTCTTTATTCCTCTTCGGCACTGCTCCCAGCCGCCAGggtgcctgctgcccccacccctgttGCCTACTACCCCGGGCCAGCCACTCAACTCTACATGAACTACACAGCCTACTACCCCAG TCCCCCTGTCTCTCCCACTACTGTGGGCTACCTCGCCACACCTCCTGctgccctggcctctgctcccacctcAGTGTTGTCCCAGCCAGGAACCTTGGTCCGCATGCAGGGTGTCCCATACACAGCTGGCATGAAGGATCTACTCAGTGTCTTCCAAACCTACCAG CTAGCCCCTGATGATTACACCAGTCTGATGCCTGTTGGTGACCCACCTCGCACTGTGTTACAAACTCCCAAGGAGTGGGTGTGTTTGTAG
- the ESRP2 gene encoding epithelial splicing regulatory protein 2 isoform X2, with product MTPPPPPPPPPPPGPDPAVDPAADPGSEPGSLVVLFGATAGALGPDLGSDETDLILLVWQVVEPRSRQVGTLHKSLVRAEAAALSPQCREASGLSADSLARAESLDKVLQQFSQLVSGDVALLGGGPYVLCTDGQQLLRQVLHPEASRKNLVLPDTFFSFYDLRREFHMQHPSTCPARDLTVATMAQDLGLETDATEDDFGVWEVKTMVAVILHLLEGPSGQLFSKPEVIKQKYETGPCKADVVDSETVVRARGLPWQSSDQDVARFFKGLNIARGGVALCLNAQGRRNGEALIRFVDSEQRDLALQRHKHHMGVRYIEVYKATGEEFVKIAGGTSLEVARFLSREDQVILRLRGLPFSAGPTDVLSFLGPECPVTGGADGLLFVRHPDGRPTGDAFALFACEELAQAALRRHKGMLGKRYIELFRSTAAEVQQVLNRYASSSLLPTLTAPLLPLPFPLAPGTGRDCVRLRGLPYTATIEDILSFLGEAAADIRPHGVHMVLNQQGRPSGDAFIQMTSAERALAAAQRSHKKVMKERYVEVVPCSTEEMSRVLMGGTLSRSGMSPPPCKLPCLSPPTYATFQATPTLIPTDTAALYSSSALLPAARVPAAPTPVAYYPGPATQLYMNYTAYYPSPPVSPTTVGYLATPPAALASAPTSVLSQPGTLVRMQGVPYTAGMKDLLSVFQTYQLAPDDYTSLMPVGDPPRTVLQTPKEWVCL from the exons CGGTGCACTGGGACCGGACCTGGGCTCCGACGAGACGGACTTAATCCTTCTGGTCTGGCAAGTGGTGGAGCCGCGGAGCCGCCAG GTGGGGACGCTGCACAAGTCGCTGGTTCGCGCCGAGGCGGCCGCCCTGAGCCCGCAGTGTCGCGAGGCGAGCGGCCTGAGCGCCGACAGCCTGGCGCGGGCCGAGTCGCTGGACAAGGTGCTGCAGCAG TTCTCACAGCTGGTGAGTGGGGATGTGGCTCTGCTGGGCGGGGGCCCCTACGTACTCTGCACTGATGGGCAGCAGTTGTTGCGACAGGTCCTGCACCCGGAGGCCTCCAGAAAG AACCTTGTGCTCCCCGACACCTTCTTCTCCTTCTACGACCTCCGCAGAGAGTTCCATAtgcagcacccaagcacctgCCCTGCCAGGGACCTCACGGTGGCCACCATGGCACAGG ACTTGGGACTTGAGACCGATGCCACAGAGGATGACTTTGGGGTCTGGGAAGTGAAGACAATGGTGGCTGTCATCCTCCACCTGCTTGAAGGGCCCAGTG GTCAATTGTTCTCGAAGCCCGAGGTGATAAAGCAGAAATATGAGACCGGGCCTTG CAAGGCTGATGTAGTGGACAGTGAGACTGTGGTCCGGGCCCGTGGACTGCCCTGGCAGTCATCAGACCAGGATGTGGCTCGCTTCTTCAAAGGGCTCAACATTGCCAG GGGTGGTGTAGCACTCTGCCTCAACGCCCAGGGCCGCAGAAATGGCGAGGCCCTCATCCGCTTTGTGGACAGCGAGCAGCGGGACCTGGCGCTGCAGAGACACAAGCACCACATGGGAGTCCGCTATATTGAG GTATATAAAGCAACAGGGGAGGAGTTTGTGAAGATCGCAGGGG gcACATCACTAGAGGTGGCTCGCTTCCTGTCACGGGAAGACCAGGTGATCCTGCGGCTGCGAGGACTCCCCTTCTCAGCTGGGCCAACGGATGTGCTAAGCTTCCTAGGGCCGGAGTGCCCAGTGACTGGGGGTGCTGATGGGCTGCTCTTTGTGCGCCACCCTGACGGCCGGCCAACTGGTGATGCCTTTGCACTCTTTGCTTGTGAAGAGCTGGCACAGGCTGCACTGCGCAGGCACAAGGGCATGCTGGGTAAGCGTTACATTGAACTCTTCCGGAGCACTGCAGCTGAGGTACAGCAG GTCCTGAACCGCTATGCATCCAGCTCACTCCTTCCCACACTGACTGCtccactgctgcccctccccttcccattGGCACCTGGGACGGGGAGGGACTGTGTACGCCTTCGGGGCCTGCCCTACACAGCCACCATCGAAGATATCCTGAGCTTTttgggggaggcagcagctgatatcCGGCCTCATGGTGTGCACATGGTGCTCAaccagcag GGCCGGCCGTCAGGCGATGCCTTCATCCAGATGACGTCAGCAGAGCGGGCCCTAGCTGCTGCTCAGCGTAGCCACAAGAAGGTGATGAAGGAACGCTATGTGGAGGTGGTCCCCTGCTCTACAGAGGAGATGAGCCGTGTGCTGATGGGGGGCACCCTGAGCCGCAGTGGCATGTCCCCTCCACCCTGCAAGCTGCCCT GCCTCTCGCCGCCCACCTATGCTACCTTCCAGGCAACCCCAACTCTCATTCCCACCGACACAGCTGCTCTTTATTCCTCTTCGGCACTGCTCCCAGCCGCCAGggtgcctgctgcccccacccctgttGCCTACTACCCCGGGCCAGCCACTCAACTCTACATGAACTACACAGCCTACTACCCCAG TCCCCCTGTCTCTCCCACTACTGTGGGCTACCTCGCCACACCTCCTGctgccctggcctctgctcccacctcAGTGTTGTCCCAGCCAGGAACCTTGGTCCGCATGCAGGGTGTCCCATACACAGCTGGCATGAAGGATCTACTCAGTGTCTTCCAAACCTACCAG CTAGCCCCTGATGATTACACCAGTCTGATGCCTGTTGGTGACCCACCTCGCACTGTGTTACAAACTCCCAAGGAGTGGGTGTGTTTGTAG